One Littorina saxatilis isolate snail1 linkage group LG14, US_GU_Lsax_2.0, whole genome shotgun sequence genomic region harbors:
- the LOC138946962 gene encoding uncharacterized protein, which produces MPRRCAAANCKNTQTTSGISFHRFPTKNLSLLSKWEMFPQLKRAHLKVSGKSRFICSEHFVQTDFINFEQNRLGFQPKRVLSRLAVPSVQSCLKRKRELSRFPTANDENKRTLHNKPCCTCRCHEKPPVIKIFACAQTVNPQQCERWSQTDDKVGLHPAPLVHMKKVDFCQQTDPEEPKGNRQPLAVHEHLFKVMEEEPVSESDEEEGMVTDRENEDWELSNQSEESCDAVITGRLC; this is translated from the exons ATGCCTCGTAGGTGTGCAGCCGCAAACTGCAAAAACACGCAAACAACAAGCGGCATTTCCTTCCACAGATTTCCTACCAAAAACCTAAGTTTGTTATCGAAATGGGAGATGTTTCCACAGCTAAAGCGTGCGCATTTAAAAGTGTCTGGCAAAAGCAGGTTCATTTGCAGTGAACATTTCGTGCAAACCGACTTCATCAACTTTGAGCAAAACAGGTTGGGGTTTCAACCGAAAAGAGTATTGTCGCGATTGGCAGTACCCTCCGTTCAAAGCTGCTTGAAG AGGAAAAGGGAACTGTCACGATTCCCAACGGCAAACGATGAGAACAAAAGGACACTCCATAACAAGCCCTGCTGTACTTGCCGCTGTCACGAAAAACCGCCAGTCATCAAAATATTTGCCTGTGCACAGACAGTCAACCCACAGCAATGTGAAAggt GGTCACAAACTGATGATAAGGTAGGCCTACACCCAGCACCTCTTGTTCACATGAAAAAGGTTGACTTCTGCCAGCAGACGGATCCTGAAGAACCCAAAGGAAACCGACAACCGCTAGCAGTGCATGAACATCTTTTCAAAGTTATGGAGGAAGAGCCCGTCAGCGAGTCAGACGAGGAGGAGGGAATGGTGACAGATCGAGAAAACGAGGACTGGGAACTCAGTAACCAATCCGAGGAGAGCTGTGACGCAGTTATCACTGGAAG gctatgctga